A single genomic interval of Helianthus annuus cultivar XRQ/B chromosome 13, HanXRQr2.0-SUNRISE, whole genome shotgun sequence harbors:
- the LOC110891549 gene encoding uncharacterized protein LOC110891549, with product MEIEANPENQVEMHDFDPAEIPRVLAPNPIDPNYNPWLDDNRDYQQRYPIPEDEPMPNLAAYPGNHIGEDQIGDLVKSFFYLESVIVYFDFDHLLVLEMVDFKIFDLSLFSCKPALLTYLPEVPNAVAAPVFEQSVDDEVPVFIILILKKKWAQTHGLDRKMDLTIKDSAGQTWNVAIGKEFSQCCLRFNVTGVFVEKSGIQLDNRSVVPYSKTLLRRYQAHINVEWCNQAASIKYLFKYINKGPDRAEFGFVPNGDEGQLEDGKDEIKEYYDCRYLSACEASWRIFAFDVHYRYPSVIRLPFHLPDKQNVVYGPDDELDSVLQKPSVSSTMFLGWMEKNEKDPLARPLTYVEFPTKFVWKKDERIWDKRIIGKTIGRIHCVNPSMGEAYFLRILLNKVVGPKSFEDIRTVNGQVFPTFRDACYARGLLDDDKEYIEAIKEAYYTGSGYYLRNLFATMLASNTLSKPEHVWENTWGYLANGILHNRQKLLRIEGLSLPEEQIRNLTLLEIERYLLRNNSSLSRFPSMPQPDSESIYSADNRLIADELRYDVSATAIEFDNNLSSLTDEQRLVFDEIIEAVNSNAGGLFFVYGYGGTGKTFLWKTLSASIRCKGDIVLNVASSGIASLLLPGGRTAHSRFHIPLNLTETSMCFIKPDDDVADLLKKTKLIIRDEAPMNHKHAFEALD from the exons ATGGAGATTGAAGCCAACCCAGAAAACCAAGTTGAAATGCATGATTTTGACCCAGCAGAGATACCTAGAGTACTAGCACCCAATCCTATAGACCCAAACTACAACCCGTGGTTAGACGACAATAGGGATTACCAGCAACGTTACCCAATACCAGAAGATGAACCCATGCCGAATCTAGcagcctacccag GAAATCACATCGGCGAGGATCAAATCGGTGATTTAGTGAAGAG TTTCTTTTATTTAGAATCTGTAATAGTGTATTTCGATTTTGATCATTTGTTGGTTTTAGAAATGGTTGATTTTAAGATTTTTGATTTGAGTTTGTTTAGCTGTAAGCCTGCCCTTCTTACTTACCTGCCTGAA GTGCCTAATGCGGTTGCTGCGCCTGTATTTGAACAGAGTGTTGATGACGAAGTACCG gtTTTCATAATATTAAT TTTGAAGAAGAAGTGGGCACAAACTCATGGATTGGATCGAAAGATGGATTTGACCATCAAGGACAGCGCTGGTCAAACTTGGAATGTGGCTATTGGTAAGGAGTTCTCACAATGCTGTTTGCGATTCAATGTTACCG GTGTTTTTGTTGAGAAATCTGGTATTCAGCTTGATAACAGAAGCGTGGTTCCGTATAGCAAAACCCTATTGAGACGTTATCAAGCACACATTAACGTCGAATGGTGTAACCAGGCTGCGTCCATTAAGTATTTGTTTAAATACATTAACAAAGGACCAGATAGGGCTGAATTTGGTTTTGTACCAAATGGTGATGAAGGTCAGCTTGAAGATGGAAAAGATGAAATCAAAGAGTATTACGATTGTAGATATCTCTCGGCATGCGAAGCTTCATGGCGCATATTTGCATTTGATGTTCATTACCGCTATCCATCTGTAATCAGGCTTCCGTTTCATCTACCTGATAAACAAAACGTTGTATACGGCCCTGATGACGAACTTGATAGTGTTCTACAAAAACCTTCTGTTTCTTCTACGATGTTTTTGGGGTGGATGGAAAAGAACGAAAAAGATCCGTTGGCGCGACCCCTTACTTACGTTGAGTTCCCAACTAAATTTGTTTGGAAGAAGGATGAAAGGATATGGGATAAACGCATAATAGGCAAAACCATTGGTCGTATTCATTGTGTGAATCCTTCTATGGGCGAGGCATACTTTTTAAGAATTCTTCTTAATAAGGTAGTAGGTCCTAAGTCTTTTGAAGACATTCGTACTGTAAATGGACAAGTCTTCCCAACATTTAGAGATGCGTGCTACGCTAGAGGCCTTTTAGACGACGACAAGGAGTATATAGAAGCTATCAAAGAGGCGTACTACACAGGTTCTGGTTACTATCTTCGTAATCTGTTTGCTACAATGTTGGCGTCTAATACATTATCAAAGCCTGAACATGTTTGGGAAAACACATGGGGGTACCTTGCGAATGGTATTTTACACAATCGGCAAAAGCTTTTGAGGATCGAAG GTTTGTCTCTTCCAGAAGAACAAATAAGGAACCTAACGTTGTTGGAAATTGAGCGTTACTTATTACGTAACAACTCAAGTTTAAGTCGGTTTCCGTCTATGCCTCAACCCGACAGTGAATCAATATATTCAGCAGACAACCGTTTAATTGCTGATGAGCTTAGGTACGATGTAAGCGCTACTGCCATTGAATTTGATAATAATTTAAGCAGCCTAACCGATGAGCAGCGTTTAGTGTTTGATGAGATAATTGAAGCAGTTAATAGTAATGCGGGTGGTTTGTTCTTCGTATATGGGTATGGAGGTACTGGTAAGACATTTCTTTGGAAGACATTATCTGCATCCATTAGATGTAAAGGCGATATTGTACTAAATGTTGCATCAAGTGGAATCGCATCTCTTTTGTTACCTGGTGGGCGTACTGCACATTCAAGGTTTCATATACCTCTAAATTTAACAGAAACCTCGATGTGTTTTATTAAACCGGATGATGACGTTGCTGATTTATTGAAGAAAACGAAATTGATCATTAGGGATGAAGCACCAATGAATCATAAACATGCGTTTGAAGCACTTGACTGA
- the LOC110891550 gene encoding uncharacterized protein LOC110891550, whose amino-acid sequence MKDIFKCEMTFGGKVMVFGGDFRQILLVVPNGSRRDIVNASITSSYIWSTCKVLTLTKNMRLTVGANTSDIDEIKAFADWLLDLGEGKIGDSDDCEVVIDIPEDLLIKCSEDPMSDLIDFVYPSLLQLYKDKDYFAERALLAPTNEVVQEINEKLLDSFPGDEVEYLSSDSICQTDQGKNEANARLYSPDILNGLKISGLPNHRLVLKVGVPVMLLRNIDQQNGL is encoded by the coding sequence ATGAAAGATATCTTCAAATGTGAGATGACATTTGGTGGAAAAGTTATGGTGTTCGGTGGTGACTTTAGACAAATACTTCTGGTTGTACCAAATGGGAGTAGGCGAGATATCGTTAATGCTTCAATCACGTCGTCGTATATTTGGAGTACTTGCAAGGTCCTTACGTTAACCAAAAACATGAGGTTAACTGTAGGAGCCAACACATCTGATATAGACGAGATTAAAGCTTTTGCGGATTGGTTGCTTGACTTGGGAGAGGGAAAGATTGGCGACAGTGATGATTGTGAGGTGGTTATAGATATTCCTGAAGATTTGTTAATCAAGTGCTCTGAGGATCCTATGTCAGATCTGATCGACTTTGTATATCCTTCGCTTCTTCAACTGTACAAAGATAAAGATTATTTTGCTGAAAGAGCTCTATTGGCACCAACGAACGAGGTTGTTCAAGAAATTAATGAAAAGTTGCTTGATTCGTTTCCTGGCGATGAAGTGGAGTATCTGAGTTCTGATAGTATTTGTCAAACTGATCAAGGAAAGAATGAAGCAAATGCGAGACTATATTCTCCCGATATTCTAAATGGTTTAAAAATTTCTGGTCTGCCTAATCATCGATTAGTCCTTAAAGTTGGTGTACCTGTAATGTTGCTTCGTAATATCGATCAACAAAATGGTTTATGA